GCGGCGGGCAAGAAGCTGTAGGTCCGGTCCGGTACCGGGCGACAAGGGGGCGCGGGTCCGGGGCGTGTCAGCGCACCGGGCATCGCGCCTTCGTCATTCACGCGGGTCGTCCGCGCGGCCCGTCACGCGGCGCTCCAGCAGGGCGTAGCGGCGGGCAAGGCGGGTGTAGTCAGCGGGGCGGATGGGCGTGCGCTCCCGCGTGCGCACCAGGTCCTCCTTCGCGTCCAGGTAGTCACGCGCGGGCACGCCGCAGGTCTCCTCCAGCAGGCGCGCGGCCTCGGCGTCCGGCAGGGAGGGGGCGATGCCCAGGCGCTCGTGCATCAGGCGGCGCAGGGCGGTGTCCAGCTCCGGCAGCAGCTCCGCCTCCACCTTCGCGCGGCGCATGAGCCAGCCCAGGGAGCGCACGTATTCGCGCGAAGAACGGTGCCGCTCCACGCGCACGGGGCGCGGCGCGCCGAAGCGCGTGCCCCGGGAGACGACGTAGACGAGCCCCACGGCGAGGCTCTGCGCGATGAAGACCCAGAGGCCCTGGGACAGGGGCGGGCGCGTGATGACGGCGTGGTGGAACTCGTCGAAGCGCAGGGGGCCGCGCGCGGCGAGCGAATCCCAGAAGCGCAGGTTGTCGAGCAGCTCCAGGCGCCGGTTCTCCGCGAGGTCCGGGCCCGCGACGACGTAGACCTCGCCCTGGCCCAGGCCCCAGCGCCACACCACGCCCGCGGCGCCCAGCCCCGCGAGCGGCACCGCGTCCTCGTGTTCCACCCGCAGGCTCCGGTCCCGGGCCACGCGGAGGAGTGACAGGTCGCGCAGCGCGCCCGCGGGAAGCCACACGTCCACGGTGACGCCGGCGGGGTCCACCCATTCGGAGGCAAGGCCCTGGTGGTTGGTGCCGGGCAGCGCGCCCGTGGCGATCCGGAGCCACTCCTCCATGCCCGGCTGGTATTCGCCCAGCGCGTGCGGAGACAGATACACGAGCGTGCCGCCGCCCCGGACGAAGCGCTCCAGCGCGGCGACCTCCTCCTTCGTCACCGGCCGGGCTTGCGGCGCGGCGATGATCAGCGTGCGCGTGCCGGAGGGGAGCGACTCCAGCGAGGAGGCCTGCGCGCTGACGTCGCGTCCGCGTTCCTGGAGGTAGACGAAGAGGGCCTTGAGGCCCAGGGGGCCCGGGTTCGTGATGGAAGGCACGGGAGAGTCCGGCGGGGCCTCATGCGAGGCAAGGCCCACCGCCAGCGCCACGGCGATCATCAGCCCCAGGACGACCGCGACGCGCGCGTTCCTCACGGCTGGCCCTCCGCGAGCGTGCCGTGCAGCTGCTCCACGGACTCCACGAAGCGCGCGGCTTCCTCCCGCGACACCGGCTCCAGCGAATAGAAGGCCTGGTCGTACCAACCCACCAGCCGTTCCACCTCGCTCGTCACTCGCGCCGGGGCTCCTCGCGTGGGCAGCTCCGCGGCGAGTTCGCGGTTCGTCTTCACGCGGTCCGGCCGAGCCAGCTTGCGCTGCTCCAGCGTGGACAGCAGGCCCAGCAGGCCCTCGCGGATGGCCTCGCGCGCGTCCTCCGTCTCCAGCGCGGTGCGCGCCCGGCCCAGGTGTTCTCCGGGCGTGTCCAGCTCCAGGGGCGCGGCTTCTCCTTCCGCTCCCGGCGCGGCGACGGGCTTCCTGCTCCGGCGCCACCGCACCCGCAGCACGCCGAACAGCACCACCGCCAGCGCCACGCCCAACATCACCGCGCGCGTGGCCACCGCGAAGCCCTGCGCACCCCTGGATTCGAAGAGGCCTTCCAGCCAGGTCTGCAACTCGCGCAGCAAGCGTGTCAGCAGGTCGCTGTTGCGCTGCCGGGCCCTCGCGAACTCCGGCCGGTCGAGGATGGCGCGCAGCCGCTCGGGCTCGCTCGTCGCGTCGGTCGCCACGGCCGGTTCCGCGTCCAGGGCGCACACGGCCTTCAGGTACACCGTGAGCTGCCGGGCCCGGTCCGGCGCCGTCTGTCCGGAGGTCCCGGGCGGCAGGGGCACGCCGTCCAGGGCTTCCACCAGCCGGTTCACCTCCGCGTCCAGCTCCTGGGGCCGGGAGCGCGCCGTGTCCTCGAGCCGGCGCGACACGGCCTCCCGGTCAGCGCACGGGGGCAGGGCGGCCAGCAGGAGGAGCAGGGGCAGGGCGGGCACGGGGCGTCAGGGGGACTGCGTCACCGGCTCCGAGGTCGCGATCCGCCGCTCCAGGTCCAGGCCCTCGCGGCGCACGCGCATGTCCACGTAGAAGAACGCCGACACCACGAAGCTCAGCGGCGTGAAGAACGACTGTCCCACCACCTGCAACAGCTCCGCGGGGACGAGCAGCGCCTGCGGGATCGCCGCCTGCGCCGCTGGATCCAACAGGTTGCCGCCATAGGCGAGCCGGACGATCCACGCGGGCAGGCCCGACACCAGGCTCACCGCGATGAGGATGCCGCCCACCACCGTGGACAGCACCATGGCCCGCACCGCGCCCCGGCCAAAGAACCCCGGCTCGACGCGGCCCTTCAGCAGGGCCCCGGAGCGCTTGAAGGCTGCCCACGCGCCCACGTCCTCCATGGCCAGCACTGGCGGCAGGAGCATGAAGCGCAGGAAGTACCAGAGCACCGCCGCCAGCGCGCCCAGGCCCAGCACGATGGCGCCGATGATGATCAGCGCGATGCTCAACGCCGTGCCGCCGCCAGAGCCCTTGCCGGTGACGGCCGCGACCACCCCCAGCCCCATGACGATGGAGCCGGGCAGACACAGCAGGGCCGTCACACCCACGGACCACAGAATCGACAGGAGGTACGTCCCGGTCAGCGTCCCCAGGCGCGACACCGCCCGGCGCAGACCGTCCGAAGGCCGCACGGGCTCCCCCAGCTGCGAGGGAATCACGTACCGGGCCGCCGCCGTGGTGGCGATCCAGAAGTTCCAGACCAGGAACACATACAGCACGATCATCAACCCCAGCGCGACGCCGGACTGGGTCAGCGCCTGCGTGGGGTCCGTGCCCGCGGGAGCCTTGCCCAGTCCGGGCAGCACGCCCACCGTGCGCGTCATCGCGACGGTGAACGCCTTGACCGCGATGTAGTTGAGCAGGTCGAACCCCAGGCACAGCACGAACAGGGGCTTCAGGTGCGCGCGCCAGAACGTCGCCGCACGGTCGATGATTTCTCCGATGGCGAGGGGGCGCAGCTCAACGGAGGTCGGGGAGGGCGTCACGGCCGCGCAGCATAGCGCCGCCTTCACCGCCCGGGCTCATCCATCACGAGCCATGCCCGGCCCGGCTCGCGACTCAGGGCAGGGCTCGGGCTTCGAAGTCCTCGCACTCAGCCGCGAGGCGGCACGCATGTGTCCAGCAGCGCCCGGGCCGCGGCGCGCGGATCCTCCGCCTCCAGCACGGCGGAGATGACCGCGACGCCCCAGGCCCCCGGCACCTCCCGAGCGCGCTCCGCCGTCATCCCGCCCAGCGCCAGGGCAGGGCAGGGCAGCCGCTCCGAAAGCGCCCTGAACCCACGGGGCCCCAACGTGTCGCGCGTGTCCCCCGGCTTGGAGCCAGGCGCGAACACGGGGCTCACCAGCGCCAGGTCCGCCCCCACCGCGGCTTCCGCCTCGCGAGCGTCGTGCACCGCCACGCTCACGAGCCGGCCCTCCGGCAGGAACGGGCGCACGTCGCGGGGCGAAGGGCCCGACGCCGGCAGGTGCAGATGCGCGCCCACGAGCAGCGCGACATCCAACCGCCCGTTCACGAACAGCGCCCGGCCCCGGCACACCTCCGCCAGAAGCCGCGCCTCCTCCAGGAACACCCGCCCGGAGGCCTCCGGATGACGGTGTTGCACGGCGACCTCCGGCCCCGCCTCCAGCGCCTGCTCCAGCGCGGTCAACAGCCGCGCCCGGGGCAGCCGCCAGTCCGTGATGACCACGAGGCGGGGCAGGGCAGTCACCGCTACTCCACGAGCCCTTCGATGGGGCTGGACGCGGAGCCGTACGCCTTGCGCGGGATGCGGCCCGCCAGGAACGCGTCGCGGCCGGCCTCCACCGCCTTCTTCATCGCCACGGCCATGCGCACCGGATCCTTCGCGCCCGCGATGGCGGTGTTCATGAGCAGCGCGTCCACGCCCAGCTCCATCGCGATGGCCGCGTCGGAGGCCGTGCCCACGCCCGCGTCCACGATGACCGGCACCTTCACCACCTCGCGGATGAGCCGCAGGTTGTGCGGGTTGCGGATGCCCAGTCCGCTGCCGATGGGCGCCGCCAGCGGCATCACCGCCGCGCAGCCCGCGTCCTCCAGCTTGCGCGCCGTGATGGGGTCGTCGCTGGTGTACGGCAGCACCGTGAAGCCCTCCTTCACCAGGATGCGCGCCGCCTTCACCGTCTCCTCGACGTCGGGGTAGAGCGTCTTCTCGTCGCCCAGCACCTCCAGCTTCACCCACTTGCTCATGCCCAGCTCTTCCGCCAGCCGGCAGGTGCGCACCGCGTCCTCCGCCGTGTAGCAGAGCGCCGTGTTGGGCAGGAGGCGCATCTTGTTGCGGTCGATCCAGTTCATCAGCGACGCCTCGCCCGTCGCCTTCAAATCCAACCGGCGCACCGCCACCGTGACGAGCTCCGCGCCCGACGCTTCGTGGCACTGCTTCATCACCTCGTGGCTGGGGTACTTCCCCGTCCCGACGATGAGCCGCGAGGTGAACGTCACCCCCGCCAGCGTGAAAGGCTTGTCCGCGATGCCGCTCATGACCGTCTCCTCTCCAGGGCCTGCGCTCACCCGCCACCGACGAAGGTGACGATCTCCACCCGGTCCCCGTCCTGGAGCCGGTGCTCGGGGTGACGGGCGCGGCGTACCACCTCCGCGTTCACCTCCACCGCCACCCCCGGGCCGCTGCCCAGCTCCAGCAGCGCCAGCAGGGACGAAAGGGTGCTGCCCTCCGGCAGCGTCCGCGCTTCTCCGTTGACCCACACGTTCACGGCCTCACGGCTCCTTCCGGCCCCCTTCGGACGGGACCCGCCGGTGCCAGTACAAGGGCGGTTCTGCCCTGTCAACGCACAGCCTCCCCCACGCAACAGGCCTGCTACAGCGCACCAAGACGGATTTTTCGCGCCCGATTGCGTTTTGTTCCGCTTCCCCAGCAGGCAGGGGGCCAGGCCCTGCCTCATGCGCTGGCCGCCCCTGTTCATGCCTTCGCGTGGCGACAAGCGCTGTGCAGGTACGAGGGGAGCGACCAGTTTCTGCCCAACGCCGGGGAACAAAAACCACCGGCCTTCAGAACACACTCACAGGGGGCAGTCACATGCGGAAGCTCATGATTGCGGTCACGGCGGTGGCGGGGCTGACGATGGTCACCGGCTGCAAGAAGGATGACGTCCAGGAGCAGCGCGAGGACGTCGCCGAGGCCCGTCAGGAAGCGGCGCAGGAGACGGCGGAGGCGCGTCAGGACGAGAGCAAGGAGCTGGCGTCCGCGCAGCAGAACGCCAACGAGGACGTCGCGGAGGCGCGCCAGGACGCGAACGAGAAGATCGCCAGCGCCAACGAGGACGTCCGTGACGAGGAGAAGGACCTGGCCGAGGCGCAGGCCAACCGCAACGAGGACCTGGCCGAGGACCGCGCCAACCGGAATGAGGACCTGGCCGCGGGCGGCTCCGGCATGGCCGGCACCACCGCCGCCGCCGCGGCGACCACCGTCAACGGCCGCGTGATTTCCAAGTCCGGCGACACGCTGACGCTGGTGGACAGCAGCAACAAGGAACTGAAGATCAAGACCAACGACAAGACCGCGCTGATGGACAACGGCAGCCGCGCGGTGAAGCTGGACGACATCAAGGAAGGCTCGCAGGTGCGCGCCTCCTACGTGATGGACGGCAAGGACATGGTCGCTCGCGACGTCACCCTGGTGGCGGCCGTGAAGAAGATGGACAAGTAATCCCCGCGCCTCACGCGCACCTGTCCAACACGGACTGGGGAAATACTTGAAGGCGGCGGCTCCCACCCTCGCGGTGGGGGCCGTTTCCTTTTTAGTCGGGGAAACACCCGGTGGGGTCGGATGGGGATGTCTGACCCGGGTGGTAGGACGCGGGCGTGAGGTCTTCCTCATGCCTTCCCGCCCCCGGGAAGCGCTTTCCCGTCAGGAGCGTCAGCCACGATGGCCACCCATCCCCCCGCGTATTCCGCGTCCCGGCCCTTCATCCTCTT
This genomic window from Corallococcus caeni contains:
- a CDS encoding DUF4350 domain-containing protein; translation: MRNARVAVVLGLMIAVALAVGLASHEAPPDSPVPSITNPGPLGLKALFVYLQERGRDVSAQASSLESLPSGTRTLIIAAPQARPVTKEEVAALERFVRGGGTLVYLSPHALGEYQPGMEEWLRIATGALPGTNHQGLASEWVDPAGVTVDVWLPAGALRDLSLLRVARDRSLRVEHEDAVPLAGLGAAGVVWRWGLGQGEVYVVAGPDLAENRRLELLDNLRFWDSLAARGPLRFDEFHHAVITRPPLSQGLWVFIAQSLAVGLVYVVSRGTRFGAPRPVRVERHRSSREYVRSLGWLMRRAKVEAELLPELDTALRRLMHERLGIAPSLPDAEAARLLEETCGVPARDYLDAKEDLVRTRERTPIRPADYTRLARRYALLERRVTGRADDPRE
- a CDS encoding DUF4129 domain-containing protein; this encodes MPALPLLLLLAALPPCADREAVSRRLEDTARSRPQELDAEVNRLVEALDGVPLPPGTSGQTAPDRARQLTVYLKAVCALDAEPAVATDATSEPERLRAILDRPEFARARQRNSDLLTRLLRELQTWLEGLFESRGAQGFAVATRAVMLGVALAVVLFGVLRVRWRRSRKPVAAPGAEGEAAPLELDTPGEHLGRARTALETEDAREAIREGLLGLLSTLEQRKLARPDRVKTNRELAAELPTRGAPARVTSEVERLVGWYDQAFYSLEPVSREEAARFVESVEQLHGTLAEGQP
- a CDS encoding thiamine phosphate synthase produces the protein MTALPRLVVITDWRLPRARLLTALEQALEAGPEVAVQHRHPEASGRVFLEEARLLAEVCRGRALFVNGRLDVALLVGAHLHLPASGPSPRDVRPFLPEGRLVSVAVHDAREAEAAVGADLALVSPVFAPGSKPGDTRDTLGPRGFRALSERLPCPALALGGMTAERAREVPGAWGVAVISAVLEAEDPRAAARALLDTCVPPRG
- a CDS encoding thiazole synthase — translated: MSGIADKPFTLAGVTFTSRLIVGTGKYPSHEVMKQCHEASGAELVTVAVRRLDLKATGEASLMNWIDRNKMRLLPNTALCYTAEDAVRTCRLAEELGMSKWVKLEVLGDEKTLYPDVEETVKAARILVKEGFTVLPYTSDDPITARKLEDAGCAAVMPLAAPIGSGLGIRNPHNLRLIREVVKVPVIVDAGVGTASDAAIAMELGVDALLMNTAIAGAKDPVRMAVAMKKAVEAGRDAFLAGRIPRKAYGSASSPIEGLVE
- the thiS gene encoding sulfur carrier protein ThiS, producing MNVWVNGEARTLPEGSTLSSLLALLELGSGPGVAVEVNAEVVRRARHPEHRLQDGDRVEIVTFVGGG